A genomic stretch from Oleomonas cavernae includes:
- a CDS encoding dihydrofolate reductase family protein, with amino-acid sequence MGRVALTEVSRPNATLVEDDIEAVIRGLKARLVGEMAVSGPDLARSLTDLGLIDEYRLYFHPVVLGRGKPFFAGPRPPLRLVATDHVGEGVIRLTYVPA; translated from the coding sequence ATGGGTCGTGTCGCGCTCACTGAAGTCAGTCGGCCCAACGCCACCCTTGTCGAGGATGACATCGAGGCGGTGATACGTGGCCTGAAGGCTCGGCTCGTCGGGGAGATGGCCGTTTCCGGGCCAGACTTGGCGCGAAGCCTGACCGACCTTGGCCTGATTGATGAGTATCGGCTCTACTTCCACCCCGTCGTGCTTGGTCGCGGCAAGCCATTCTTCGCCGGCCCGCGGCCACCGCTCCGCCTGGTTGCCACCGATCACGTTGGCGAGGGCGTGATCAGGCTGACATATGTTCCTGCTTGA
- a CDS encoding SRPBCC family protein, which translates to MMASRNIHLTKTVKAPREVVFAWLGDHDKFGSLLPGKTRRIIDGSGPGGVNGTGSVRRVSFGVSYTDEKVTGYIPGEYVEYTVIEGSPIKNHLGRIRLTDAAGGGTEIDYRIEFDPRIPFTGAATELLVRSVIGAA; encoded by the coding sequence ATGATGGCCAGCCGGAACATTCACCTGACCAAGACCGTGAAGGCGCCGCGCGAGGTGGTTTTCGCCTGGCTCGGCGATCACGACAAGTTCGGCTCGCTGCTGCCCGGCAAGACCCGGCGCATCATCGACGGCAGCGGCCCCGGCGGGGTCAACGGCACGGGCTCGGTCCGCCGGGTATCCTTCGGGGTCAGCTATACCGACGAGAAGGTCACCGGCTACATCCCCGGCGAATATGTCGAATACACGGTGATCGAGGGCAGCCCGATCAAGAACCACCTGGGGCGGATCCGCCTGACCGATGCCGCCGGCGGCGGCACCGAGATCGACTACCGCATCGAATTCGACCCGCGCATCCCCTTCACCGGGGCGGCCACCGAACTGCTGGTGCGCTCGGTCATCGGGGCGGCCTGA
- a CDS encoding 2-hydroxyacid dehydrogenase codes for MSTKKPLVIVTRKLPEAIETRMMELFNTKLNPDDHPMSQAELIEAVKTAEILVPTVTDRIDGRILAHANPNLRLIANFGTGVDHIDLAAARQRGITVTNTPGVLTEDTADMTIALILSTSRRLAEGERVVRSGEWSGWSPTWMLGRRIWGKRLGIVGMGRIGTAVARRARAFGMSIHYHNRNRVADEVEQELEATYWESLDQMMARMDIISVNCPHTPATYHLLSARRLKLLQKHAILVNTARGEVVDENALTRMLVAGELAGAGLDVFEHEPAVNPKLVALDNVVLLPHMGSATIEGRLDMGEKVIINIKTFVDGHRPPDRVLEGLL; via the coding sequence ATGTCGACCAAAAAGCCGCTCGTGATCGTGACGAGAAAACTGCCCGAAGCGATCGAGACGCGGATGATGGAGTTGTTCAATACCAAGCTCAATCCCGACGATCATCCGATGTCCCAGGCCGAATTGATCGAGGCGGTGAAGACGGCCGAGATCCTGGTGCCGACCGTGACCGACCGTATCGACGGCCGCATCCTCGCCCATGCCAACCCCAATCTGCGCCTGATCGCCAATTTCGGCACCGGCGTCGACCACATCGACCTGGCTGCCGCCCGCCAGCGCGGCATCACCGTCACCAACACCCCCGGCGTGCTGACCGAAGACACCGCCGACATGACCATCGCCCTGATTCTGTCCACCTCGCGCCGCCTGGCCGAGGGCGAGCGGGTGGTCCGCTCGGGCGAGTGGAGCGGCTGGTCGCCCACCTGGATGCTGGGCCGCCGCATCTGGGGCAAGCGCTTGGGGATCGTCGGCATGGGCCGCATCGGCACGGCGGTCGCGCGCCGGGCGCGCGCTTTCGGCATGTCGATCCACTATCACAATCGCAACAGGGTGGCCGACGAGGTCGAGCAGGAGCTCGAGGCGACCTATTGGGAAAGCCTCGACCAGATGATGGCCCGGATGGACATCATCTCGGTCAATTGCCCGCACACGCCGGCGACCTATCACCTGCTTTCGGCGCGGCGGCTCAAGCTGTTGCAGAAGCACGCGATCCTGGTGAACACCGCGCGTGGCGAAGTGGTCGACGAAAATGCCCTGACCCGCATGCTGGTCGCCGGCGAGCTGGCCGGTGCCGGCCTCGACGTGTTCGAGCACGAGCCGGCGGTGAACCCCAAGCTGGTCGCCCTCGACAATGTCGTGCTGCTGCCGCACATGGGCTCGGCCACCATCGAGGGCCGCCTCGACATGGGCGAGAAGGTGATCATCAACATCAAGACCTTCGTCGACGGCCACCGCCCGCCCGACCGCGTGCTGGAAGGGTTGCTGTAA